AGAAGGCCCTGATGCTGCCGCCAGGGCTGGCGATGGTGGCCCTGTCACCGCGAGCCTGGGAGAAAGCCAAGGGCAATCGTACTCGGGGTTACTACTTCGATCTGTTCCGCGAGCGCAAAGCCCAGGTCGATGAGCATACCACCGCCTACACGCCGGCGGTGTCGCTTATCTGCGGGCTCAACAAGAGCCTGGAACTGATCGAGCGCGAAACCTTGGATGCGGTCTTCGAACGCCACCGGGTGATGGCCGAGGCTACCCGCGCGGCCGCCGCGGCAATCGGACTGAAATTACTTGCCCCCGACCATCCGGCCCCCGGGGTGACCGGGCTTCTGGTGCCAGAGTCGATCAACAGCTCCAAGGTTGTCCGCTACATGCGCGACACTCTGGGCGTGGTCGCCCAGGGCGGTCAAGATCATATGAGCGGCAAGCTGCTGCGCATCGGGCACATGGGTTACGTAACTCCCCTGGAAATTCTAATCGCGGTCGGCGCGATGGAGATGGGGCTGGCACGCGAGGGTTATCGCTTCGAGCTAGGGCGCGCAGTCGCCGCGGCTCAGACGCGCATCGCCCAGACCCAGGTTCGCACCGCGGCCGCGGCCTGAGTTGACGATGGCAAACT
This is a stretch of genomic DNA from Candidatus Binataceae bacterium. It encodes these proteins:
- a CDS encoding alanine--glyoxylate aminotransferase family protein, translated to MLPLKNFLYSPGPTQIPPEVLLEMAHPILHHRTPQFSAILDQARERMKPLMGTRQEVILLAASGTGGMEAAVVNVLAPGEAALFVNGGKFGERWGKLLSAFGMKGHELKVEWGRAVEPEQIERALGEHPEIRAVLIQASETSTCALHPVAEIAAITRKRDVMLLVDGITSVGVFAQEMDAWGVDVMVTGSQKALMLPPGLAMVALSPRAWEKAKGNRTRGYYFDLFRERKAQVDEHTTAYTPAVSLICGLNKSLELIERETLDAVFERHRVMAEATRAAAAAIGLKLLAPDHPAPGVTGLLVPESINSSKVVRYMRDTLGVVAQGGQDHMSGKLLRIGHMGYVTPLEILIAVGAMEMGLAREGYRFELGRAVAAAQTRIAQTQVRTAAAA